The proteins below come from a single Candidatus Baltobacteraceae bacterium genomic window:
- a CDS encoding TetR/AcrR family transcriptional regulator: MDPGAELRARDALLDRIRRYADEHGLYALTLENLAAVLAMPLDALEEFFGSKEDLIVALVARNRIRLREKFANLDSSAPSDEFRRVMWAYYLETAADSRLFFEAYGLALHDEHYAEFLHGINDWIGLLKEALERRGVARDRAEAFATLSLAVFRGAMLDYCATNERARVNAAMELWFKAANWLTEP, encoded by the coding sequence ATGGACCCCGGCGCGGAGCTTCGCGCGCGAGACGCGCTGCTCGATCGAATCCGGCGCTATGCCGACGAGCATGGCCTCTACGCGCTGACCCTCGAGAATCTTGCCGCGGTCCTCGCTATGCCGCTCGACGCGCTCGAAGAATTTTTCGGAAGCAAGGAAGATTTGATTGTCGCGCTCGTCGCACGAAACCGGATTCGTTTGCGCGAGAAATTTGCGAATCTGGATTCTTCCGCGCCCAGCGACGAGTTTCGCCGCGTCATGTGGGCGTATTATCTCGAAACCGCAGCCGACTCGCGTCTTTTCTTCGAGGCCTACGGCTTGGCACTTCATGATGAGCACTACGCGGAGTTTTTGCACGGCATCAACGACTGGATCGGCCTGTTGAAAGAAGCTCTCGAGCGCCGCGGGGTCGCGCGCGACCGAGCGGAGGCGTTTGCGACGCTGAGCCTCGCGGTTTTCCGCGGCGCGATGCTGGATTATTGTGCGACGAACGAGCGCGCCCGCGTCAATGCGGCGATGGAGCTCTGGTTCAAAGCCGCGAATTGGCTGACCGAGCCGTAG
- a CDS encoding TetR/AcrR family transcriptional regulator translates to MSRTVDLERRGALLERVANYVLKHGLAELSLRPLADAVDTSPRMLLYHFGSKEEMVTAVLREIRERQLALFDRLRRDNLTSPAAVCKAVWTYMSDRRSASMLKLFFETYALALRNPQAFPGFLEGAVEDWLCFLAEPLCSEGATPKRARTIATIILATYRGFMLDLAATGDRARIGRALDVWAESMHPLHSNGDGTDAESA, encoded by the coding sequence GTGAGCCGGACGGTCGACCTGGAGCGGCGCGGCGCGCTGCTCGAGCGCGTGGCTAACTACGTGCTCAAGCACGGATTGGCCGAGCTCTCGCTGCGTCCGCTTGCCGATGCGGTAGACACGAGTCCTCGTATGCTCCTGTATCATTTCGGGTCGAAGGAAGAGATGGTCACGGCGGTGCTGCGCGAGATCCGAGAGCGACAGCTTGCGCTGTTCGACCGGTTGCGTCGCGATAACCTCACCTCGCCCGCCGCCGTCTGTAAAGCGGTCTGGACCTACATGAGCGATCGCAGAAGTGCCTCGATGCTCAAGCTCTTTTTCGAGACCTACGCATTGGCGCTGCGAAATCCGCAAGCGTTTCCCGGGTTTCTCGAAGGCGCAGTCGAGGATTGGTTGTGCTTTCTCGCTGAGCCTCTGTGCAGCGAGGGTGCAACCCCAAAGCGCGCACGTACGATCGCTACTATCATCCTCGCCACCTATCGCGGCTTTATGCTCGACCTAGCCGCCACCGGGGATCGCGCGCGGATCGGTCGCGCGCTCGACGTATGGGCCGAATCGATGCACCCGCTACATTCCAATGGGGACGGAACAGATGCTGAATCGGCGTAG
- a CDS encoding TCR/Tet family MFS transporter: MTFIFVTVLLDMIALGIMVPVFQPLLLSFTHGNYADASILSGVFATLFAIVQFFVSPILGTLSDRIGRRPVVLLSNSGTAVDYLILALAPNLAWLFVGRVLSGATTSSITVASAYIADVTPQEKRAGAYGMISAAFGIGFVVGPAIGGLLAVHGLRLPFWVAGALSLVNFLYGLLVLPESLAREHRNPFSWQRANPLGSLKMLRRHAELSGLAITNLIGYVAHEALPQLFVLYTLLVYGWTMSTVGISLAIVGVFTILISAFVIQPVVDRIGERRALLVGLIAGGIGFFLYGGNQVLFWIAIPINMLWMIAGSASQALMTRRVGQQEQGELQGAINLLRSLGMLIGPAIFTGTFAYSVSTAHAWKAPSIAWGLGGVLLLASAVVAWRVTSASDDVHEAVDRVAALEEALQADVPVAE, translated from the coding sequence ATGACGTTCATTTTCGTCACCGTCTTGCTCGACATGATCGCGCTGGGGATCATGGTGCCGGTCTTCCAACCGCTGCTCTTGAGCTTTACGCACGGCAACTACGCGGACGCTTCGATCCTATCAGGCGTCTTTGCCACGCTCTTTGCGATCGTGCAGTTCTTCGTCTCCCCGATTCTCGGTACTCTTTCCGACCGCATCGGCCGCCGGCCGGTGGTGCTGCTCTCGAACTCCGGCACCGCGGTCGACTACCTGATCCTCGCGCTTGCGCCGAACCTTGCATGGCTTTTCGTCGGACGTGTGCTCTCCGGTGCGACGACCTCGAGCATTACCGTTGCCAGCGCCTACATTGCGGACGTAACGCCGCAGGAGAAACGCGCCGGAGCCTACGGCATGATCAGCGCGGCATTCGGCATCGGTTTCGTGGTCGGACCCGCGATCGGCGGATTGCTCGCCGTGCACGGCTTGCGCTTGCCGTTCTGGGTAGCGGGTGCGCTCAGCTTGGTGAACTTTCTCTACGGTCTCTTGGTGTTGCCCGAATCGCTCGCCCGCGAGCATCGCAATCCGTTTTCGTGGCAGCGCGCCAATCCGCTCGGTTCGCTCAAAATGTTGCGCCGTCATGCGGAACTCTCGGGACTTGCGATCACGAATCTGATCGGATACGTAGCGCACGAAGCGTTGCCGCAGCTCTTTGTGCTCTACACCCTGCTCGTCTACGGTTGGACGATGAGCACGGTCGGCATCTCGCTCGCGATCGTCGGAGTCTTCACGATCTTGATTTCGGCCTTCGTGATCCAGCCGGTGGTCGATCGCATCGGCGAGCGCCGCGCGCTGCTGGTAGGGCTGATCGCCGGCGGAATCGGTTTCTTCTTGTACGGCGGAAATCAGGTGCTGTTCTGGATCGCGATTCCGATCAACATGCTGTGGATGATCGCGGGATCCGCGTCGCAAGCGCTCATGACCCGGCGCGTCGGGCAGCAGGAACAGGGTGAGTTGCAGGGCGCGATCAACCTCTTGCGCAGCCTTGGGATGCTGATCGGGCCGGCCATCTTTACCGGAACGTTCGCCTATTCGGTGAGTACCGCGCACGCATGGAAGGCGCCGAGTATCGCCTGGGGGCTGGGCGGCGTGTTGCTGCTCGCTTCAGCGGTCGTCGCCTGGCGCGTAACGAGCGCAAGCGACGACGTGCATGAAGCCGTCGATCGGGTAGCGGCTTTGGAAGAGGCGCTGCAGGCTGACGTCCCCGTGGCGGAGTAG